The DNA window AGATTTAACTGGCGTTTGTTGTCTGAAACGGGGACTTTATCGTTTTCAGCGGGCACTATTTTGTGGCCGGTTGTTTTTATCATGACGGATATCATCAACGAATATTATGGTAAAAAAGCCGTGCGATTTTTGTCCTATTTAACTGTAGGGTTAATCTTATATGCTTTTATCATGGTGTCTTGGGCAATCAACCTTGCCCCAGCTGAATGGTGGCAAAATATTTTTGCTGAAAAGGGTATTGATATGCAAGAGTCTTTTGCAGTGGTTTTTGGGCAGAGCAATAGAATTATTATTGCCTCAATGATTGCTTTCATTGTTGGGCAGTTGTTGGATGCAACCATATTTAAGAAAATTAGAGCCATGCTGGGAGAAAAAATGATTTGGCTCAGAGCTACAGCCTCTACAGCAGTTTCACAACTGGTGGATAGTTTTTTAATTTTATATATTGCTTTTGTTTTAGGGCCACAGCAA is part of the bacterium genome and encodes:
- a CDS encoding queuosine precursor transporter, with amino-acid sequence MNYSHILLDRSKRLLLILGGFFICNTLVAEFVGVKIFSFEDSVGIPRFNWRLLSETGTLSFSAGTILWPVVFIMTDIINEYYGKKAVRFLSYLTVGLILYAFIMVSWAINLAPAEWWQNIFAEKGIDMQESFAVVFGQSNRIIIASMIAFIVGQLLDATIFKKIRAMLGEKMIWLRATASTAVSQLVDSFLILYIAFVLGPQQWPHSLFMAVGTVNYIYKMCAAVALIPLLYVVRYAIEKYLGQELADKLKLDAEYSQ